Proteins from a genomic interval of Sphingomonas sp. Y38-1Y:
- a CDS encoding SRPBCC family protein, with protein sequence MTIPTPWPHDREVVVVKVFDHPRERVFAAWMDPDALAMWYGPDGLAIETHEADLREGGQWRFDMVGTFDGKPQRFPNLMRFLEIVPNERIVMDYGTPSPDDPDRFRMAVSFDAQADGKTVLTLRQLHPSRERRDAVIGFGAVEYGQQTLESLARLLARGNPKAVASPI encoded by the coding sequence ATGACGATACCCACACCTTGGCCGCACGATCGCGAGGTCGTCGTCGTGAAGGTTTTCGATCACCCGCGTGAACGCGTCTTCGCGGCCTGGATGGATCCCGATGCGCTGGCGATGTGGTATGGCCCCGACGGGCTCGCCATCGAGACGCATGAGGCGGATTTGCGCGAAGGCGGGCAGTGGCGCTTCGACATGGTCGGAACGTTTGATGGAAAGCCGCAACGCTTCCCCAATCTGATGCGCTTCCTCGAGATCGTCCCGAACGAGCGCATCGTAATGGACTACGGCACGCCGTCGCCGGACGATCCCGATCGCTTCCGAATGGCAGTTAGCTTCGATGCGCAGGCCGACGGCAAAACGGTATTGACGCTGCGCCAATTGCATCCCAGCCGCGAGCGCCGCGACGCGGTGATCGGCTTCGGCGCGGTCGAATATGGGCAGCAGACGCTGGAGAGCCTGGCCAGATTGCTGGCGCGGGGAAATCCGAAGGCGGTCGCCAGTCCGATATGA
- a CDS encoding transcriptional regulator yields the protein MSRLAQGEVPVSVLAQPFNMALPSFAQHIKVLEESGLIASEKRGRSRWCRLVRPRFEEAAEWMEAERRRWVDRLDRLETYLDRQEKDDDA from the coding sequence GTGTCGCGCCTCGCGCAAGGGGAAGTGCCGGTCAGCGTGCTCGCCCAGCCGTTCAACATGGCGCTTCCGTCCTTCGCTCAGCACATCAAGGTGCTCGAGGAATCGGGATTAATCGCCAGCGAGAAGCGCGGGCGAAGCCGCTGGTGCAGGCTGGTCCGGCCGCGCTTCGAGGAAGCGGCCGAGTGGATGGAAGCCGAGCGCCGCCGCTGGGTCGACCGGCTGGACCGTCTCGAAACCTATCTCGATCGACAAGAGAAGGACGACGACGCATGA